In Neorhodopirellula lusitana, the following are encoded in one genomic region:
- a CDS encoding alpha/beta hydrolase — protein sequence MKQLFIWMLTLIIGGSCFAEDAVRQKSKTENEWSGKSFRDVTYKQVGKRKLGMDIYLPTDRKFAPSPVIYYVHGGGWAAGSKRNFAKPLMLPVFRQLADSGFVCVSVDYRLCRKGTGVQMRDCVTDAMDGLRFLNKHHQQYVIDPDRIVVFGDSAGGQLAQMLTCASPAKFPGDQELVSFDVQPLAGISWYGPSDFTDVNLFKTDLSDKNPDRFGARIVGTNGSDAKNPQAFEEMSPYFWIKKDSPPMLVLQGDTDATIPLPHAIHLKEKADRIGADVEMLVVKNAGHNWRKAGGDPVPGVEEIQRMTADYAMQQVANSKR from the coding sequence ATGAAACAACTATTCATTTGGATGCTGACACTGATCATCGGCGGGTCCTGCTTCGCGGAAGATGCGGTGCGTCAAAAGAGCAAAACGGAAAACGAATGGAGTGGAAAGAGCTTCCGTGATGTGACCTACAAGCAAGTGGGTAAGCGGAAACTGGGTATGGACATCTATTTGCCGACGGATCGCAAATTCGCACCCTCGCCGGTCATCTACTACGTCCACGGTGGCGGATGGGCTGCGGGGAGCAAACGGAATTTTGCCAAGCCGCTGATGCTGCCCGTTTTCCGCCAACTGGCGGACAGCGGATTCGTTTGTGTGTCTGTCGATTACCGGCTCTGCAGAAAAGGTACCGGTGTGCAAATGCGTGACTGTGTTACTGATGCCATGGACGGCCTGCGCTTTTTGAACAAGCACCATCAGCAATATGTCATCGATCCCGATCGGATCGTGGTCTTCGGTGATTCCGCCGGCGGGCAACTTGCTCAGATGCTGACGTGTGCTTCGCCCGCGAAATTCCCCGGTGATCAGGAACTCGTTTCCTTCGATGTTCAACCACTCGCCGGGATATCGTGGTACGGCCCATCCGACTTCACGGACGTCAATCTTTTCAAAACAGATTTATCCGACAAGAACCCCGATCGCTTCGGTGCTCGGATTGTCGGCACGAACGGCAGCGACGCAAAGAATCCACAGGCCTTCGAAGAGATGAGTCCGTACTTCTGGATCAAGAAGGACAGTCCACCAATGCTAGTGTTGCAAGGTGATACGGATGCCACAATTCCTTTGCCGCACGCGATCCACCTGAAAGAAAAGGCTGACCGAATTGGGGCCGATGTCGAGATGCTGGTCGTGAAGAACGCCGGCCACAACTGGAGGAAGGCTGGTGGAGATCCGGTACCCGGCGTAGAGGAAATACAACGCATGACTGCGGACTATGCAATGCAACAGGTCGCTAATTCGAAACGGTGA
- a CDS encoding right-handed parallel beta-helix repeat-containing protein: MNQISSYLVVLMTFAACCGNGSADDPHAADFYVSPQGSDAWTGTLAAPSTSGNDGPFATLERARDAVRQSGKRSSADVVVLVRGGTYQLTQTVVFGLQDSGTNDSTITYAAYPGETPVFSSGQEITGWQKVTVPLPRLPEAAQGNVWVASVSEKFLTLYDDHGMLPRAQSERFVPSGSSTELRFPEGELKNWPNVKDVEIVVRPTRLWTMNVLPLVAIDEKARTARTAIPATYGMNKIGCWVENVLEELDKPGEWALNTQEGKVYLWPRGDSPIMAPQLIELIRIEGEVDKQGPKDIPVRNLCFRGLTFKHGERYTLAKDDAGTQHDWDMFDKANTLVRLRGAENCVIEDCHFLHSGSGAIRVDLHGQQNTFSGNHIEHLGGGGILLCGYGPGTKDVNKKNVVSQNHIHHIGEIYWHSPGIFLCQSGENRVANNLIHHANYSGMIVSGIVTRFFTKQNKRESSRAIRWNEIRTLPKNPSLEAIRPYLHTRNNLIENNEIHNVMQILGDGNGIYVRGAGAGNVIRGNYIHHLVSSINGQSGMRTDGGQMDTLFTGNLLYKCRSQGMTLKLNNRFENNIIADVIAPRGTYLKIVEGPMKGASNKRNIYYSTLADCTFVSEPGVGKGKVGEDRRGRVPARMSDIDSDYNIYYCKADNSRSDGVLRKLQADGVDTNSRANDPMFVDPENGDFRFQSDSPALEMGIVPFDLSKVGLRPASTTK, translated from the coding sequence ATGAATCAGATATCAAGCTATCTAGTTGTGTTGATGACATTCGCTGCATGCTGTGGCAATGGATCGGCGGATGACCCACATGCCGCCGATTTCTATGTGTCCCCTCAAGGATCGGACGCGTGGACGGGAACCTTGGCCGCCCCCAGCACTTCAGGGAACGATGGCCCGTTTGCAACACTCGAACGAGCGCGTGACGCGGTTCGCCAATCGGGGAAGCGTTCATCCGCAGACGTAGTCGTCCTGGTCCGCGGAGGTACCTATCAACTGACGCAGACGGTTGTTTTTGGGCTACAAGACTCTGGCACCAACGATTCGACCATCACCTACGCCGCCTATCCCGGCGAAACCCCGGTGTTCAGTTCGGGGCAAGAGATTACCGGATGGCAGAAAGTGACCGTCCCACTTCCACGTTTACCAGAAGCAGCCCAGGGAAATGTTTGGGTCGCCAGTGTCTCGGAAAAGTTCCTTACCCTCTACGACGATCACGGCATGTTGCCGCGAGCGCAGTCAGAGCGTTTCGTTCCCAGTGGAAGTTCGACCGAACTGCGGTTTCCGGAAGGGGAGCTAAAAAACTGGCCGAATGTTAAGGATGTTGAAATTGTGGTCCGCCCCACAAGACTGTGGACCATGAATGTCCTGCCGCTGGTTGCAATCGATGAAAAGGCAAGGACCGCTCGCACTGCGATCCCGGCGACCTATGGGATGAACAAGATCGGTTGCTGGGTCGAGAATGTTCTAGAAGAACTCGATAAACCGGGCGAATGGGCTCTCAACACTCAAGAAGGCAAGGTCTACCTTTGGCCGCGGGGTGACTCGCCAATCATGGCCCCGCAGTTGATCGAGTTGATTCGCATCGAAGGGGAAGTCGACAAGCAAGGGCCCAAGGACATTCCGGTTCGCAACCTATGTTTTCGTGGACTTACCTTCAAGCATGGCGAGCGTTACACGCTGGCCAAGGATGATGCTGGCACCCAGCACGATTGGGACATGTTTGACAAGGCCAACACGCTTGTCCGTCTGCGTGGGGCGGAAAACTGCGTGATTGAAGACTGTCATTTTCTGCACAGCGGAAGCGGGGCGATTCGTGTGGACCTGCATGGTCAACAAAACACCTTTTCAGGCAACCACATCGAACACCTCGGCGGCGGTGGCATCCTGCTTTGCGGGTATGGCCCTGGCACCAAAGACGTCAACAAAAAGAATGTCGTCTCCCAAAACCACATCCATCATATCGGTGAAATCTATTGGCATTCACCTGGGATTTTCCTCTGCCAAAGCGGCGAGAACCGCGTGGCGAACAACCTGATCCACCATGCGAACTACTCCGGAATGATCGTCTCCGGAATCGTGACTCGATTCTTCACCAAGCAGAACAAACGGGAATCAAGCCGTGCGATTCGATGGAATGAGATCAGGACGCTTCCGAAGAACCCATCCCTGGAAGCCATTCGCCCCTATCTGCATACGCGAAACAATCTGATTGAAAACAACGAGATTCATAACGTCATGCAAATCCTAGGGGACGGCAACGGCATTTATGTTCGTGGTGCCGGCGCGGGCAACGTGATTCGCGGCAACTACATCCACCATTTGGTCTCTTCCATCAATGGACAGAGTGGAATGCGGACGGACGGCGGACAAATGGACACTCTTTTTACCGGAAACTTGCTTTACAAGTGCCGGTCCCAGGGGATGACCTTGAAGCTCAACAATCGTTTTGAAAACAACATCATCGCCGATGTAATCGCACCGCGTGGCACCTACCTGAAAATTGTGGAAGGTCCCATGAAAGGGGCGAGCAACAAACGAAACATTTACTATTCCACATTGGCGGACTGCACTTTCGTTTCCGAGCCAGGCGTCGGAAAAGGAAAAGTCGGTGAAGATCGACGCGGTCGAGTGCCAGCGAGAATGAGCGACATCGACTCTGATTACAACATCTATTACTGCAAGGCAGACAACAGTCGCAGCGACGGTGTGTTGCGAAAGCTTCAAGCCGATGGTGTCGACACCAATAGCCGGGCGAACGATCCGATGTTCGTCGATCCCGAGAACGGTGACTTCCGATTTCAGTCAGATTCCCCAGCCCTCGAAATGGGCATCGTCCCCTTCGATCTGTCCAAGGTTGGACTGCGTCCCGCCAGCACAACGAAATGA
- a CDS encoding alpha-L-fucosidase encodes MKLKSLMLLGSLCALLLPRGVIAQEDATAKRMKWFQGAKFGMFIHFGVENKNEFNPVDFDAGEWARIAQQAGMKYIVLTTKHHVGFCLWDSELTDWNVVDQTPLKRDIVKELAAACQAEGLEMGCYYSIADYHHPLYEPKYQNRPNRRTGTVEGADIKKYIDFMFGQLEELCELYHPCLVWFDGGSGFRNPADKPLLRRRELVEMLHSYGTLSNSRLGDDDQLQIVDYLSMNDNLAPAINPGVYFESAVTMGDSWHFSSHDDTKTTQELLERLVNAAGNGGNLLLNVGPNHEGVIPEDQQTRLKEMGDWLTKNGEAIYGTQAGPYPYEISWGTITQRKEADRTNLYLNVLEWPKDGKFTLFGVSNPVQAASLLASGETLHHETRFDASSGQNVITLDIPRSAPDEHVSVIKLVVSGDVKTNDTFMQLSDGKVLLDTYNATIHDLEYIANKPARAIDQKMFTVPRIGQGIMPSRGLTVSGFDTKGQALSWDFKIYQPGTYEVMVICHAGKDQTWNVDGQVRASVAGQTVENQLIEQKRVAIPTTTPNVVDLYSTLGTVQLSSSGAQTLTLEIISDFKGNKPKFRSVMLVPVQQ; translated from the coding sequence ATGAAGTTGAAATCGTTGATGTTGTTGGGAAGCCTTTGTGCCTTGCTATTACCCCGTGGCGTTATCGCTCAAGAAGACGCGACCGCTAAGCGGATGAAATGGTTCCAAGGTGCAAAGTTTGGGATGTTCATCCACTTCGGTGTCGAAAACAAGAATGAGTTCAACCCCGTCGACTTCGATGCTGGGGAATGGGCAAGGATTGCCCAGCAAGCCGGGATGAAATATATCGTTCTGACCACGAAGCACCACGTCGGCTTCTGCTTGTGGGATTCAGAACTGACCGACTGGAACGTTGTGGACCAGACGCCATTGAAACGCGATATCGTCAAGGAATTGGCGGCGGCCTGTCAGGCCGAGGGCCTGGAAATGGGCTGCTACTATTCTATCGCCGACTATCATCATCCCTTGTACGAGCCCAAGTACCAAAACCGGCCCAATCGACGAACGGGAACCGTTGAAGGAGCGGACATCAAGAAGTACATCGACTTCATGTTTGGCCAACTCGAAGAACTTTGTGAGCTGTATCATCCTTGCTTGGTTTGGTTCGACGGAGGAAGTGGGTTTCGCAATCCGGCTGACAAGCCACTGCTGCGACGCAGAGAACTGGTCGAGATGCTGCATTCTTATGGAACGCTTTCCAACAGCAGGCTCGGCGATGACGATCAGCTACAGATCGTTGATTACTTGAGCATGAACGACAACCTCGCCCCCGCCATCAATCCGGGCGTCTATTTTGAGTCTGCCGTGACAATGGGAGACTCATGGCATTTCAGTTCTCACGACGATACGAAGACGACACAAGAACTATTGGAGAGGCTGGTCAATGCAGCGGGCAATGGTGGGAACTTGTTGCTGAATGTCGGTCCCAACCATGAAGGCGTCATTCCTGAAGACCAGCAGACTCGTCTGAAAGAGATGGGAGACTGGCTAACGAAGAACGGTGAAGCGATCTACGGAACTCAAGCGGGGCCGTACCCTTACGAAATTAGTTGGGGAACGATCACACAGAGGAAAGAGGCGGACCGCACCAACCTGTACTTGAATGTGCTGGAGTGGCCGAAGGATGGAAAGTTCACCTTGTTTGGAGTGAGCAATCCCGTGCAGGCGGCCTCACTACTGGCATCGGGCGAGACACTCCACCACGAGACAAGGTTTGATGCTTCTTCCGGTCAAAATGTCATCACGCTGGATATTCCCAGGTCTGCACCAGACGAACATGTCTCGGTGATCAAACTCGTTGTCTCCGGCGATGTGAAGACGAATGACACATTCATGCAGCTAAGTGATGGGAAGGTGTTGTTGGACACCTACAACGCCACGATTCATGACCTGGAATACATCGCCAATAAGCCGGCCAGGGCGATCGACCAGAAAATGTTTACCGTTCCACGAATAGGCCAGGGCATTATGCCAAGCCGAGGCCTTACCGTTTCGGGATTTGATACGAAAGGGCAGGCGTTGAGTTGGGACTTCAAAATCTACCAACCGGGAACCTACGAGGTTATGGTCATATGCCATGCCGGCAAGGATCAAACGTGGAATGTTGACGGACAAGTGCGGGCCAGCGTTGCCGGTCAAACGGTTGAAAACCAATTGATCGAGCAGAAACGCGTCGCGATTCCGACCACGACCCCAAACGTCGTGGACCTGTATTCCACGCTGGGAACGGTTCAGCTCAGTTCATCGGGTGCGCAAACGCTTACTTTGGAAATTATTTCAGATTTCAAGGGAAATAAACCCAAGTTCAGGAGCGTTATGTTGGTGCCTGTCCAGCAGTAA
- a CDS encoding putative Ig domain-containing protein, translating to MKNNLKKVWCPLLLMLSIVSGTNCIYGQEAETPSDPLRGKRADWLRGSWGLNWKPVNLYNGRSESLTIDDFLEQIKGLKTLDYLQLHLGDSHKNSCVHLGTHDLLESLWQGDVDARGNPVNLVVPRKSSGADPFLKMLKATKAVGLKTQIYVNSANMLAFTGKNPAAFPDITERWKSWCDKDPGAQAFIVSRSYHTHARYPNRKYMFCYAEFVLKDYAIRYGDLVDGWLFDAGHQFIGRNGDNPTSGKVEEQRLYQAFADACRAGNPKAAVCFNNGPERDTEELNPFSEAVRAEDYTFGHPYAPRQSLGDHASRTYERNYAHIQKITETHGNVHAGGAWQWDDEIVGHFDPPMSSTRWNTGTTPGLTDEEFLLWNLESARGGGAISWGAPLLRPEGAGDELLIMDWGMAQLSLMDAHLSVHQDPGAPNWARAETPLPDASSGQAYSRVLVEGVDFWDPEGDAVVLSLKDAPAWLSLQQDSLQPGRWLLQGTPMDSSAMTYQFKLRAQDASGATERSVNLKVGKLAGLKSPDGSTQASSSFDSSPGGSGRETQTAPARIKSIHKANDSVR from the coding sequence ATGAAGAATAATCTTAAGAAAGTCTGGTGCCCGCTGTTGTTGATGCTTTCGATTGTGAGCGGCACGAACTGCATTTACGGCCAGGAGGCTGAAACTCCTTCCGATCCATTGAGGGGGAAACGCGCGGACTGGCTACGAGGATCGTGGGGACTCAATTGGAAACCGGTGAATTTATACAATGGTCGCAGCGAAAGCCTGACCATCGACGATTTCCTTGAACAAATCAAAGGACTGAAGACACTCGATTATCTTCAACTGCACTTGGGAGATTCACATAAGAATTCATGCGTGCATCTCGGCACTCACGATTTGCTGGAAAGTCTTTGGCAAGGCGATGTGGATGCTCGTGGCAACCCCGTTAATCTCGTGGTGCCTCGCAAGTCTTCGGGAGCCGATCCCTTTCTAAAGATGCTCAAGGCGACCAAGGCAGTCGGACTGAAAACACAGATCTATGTCAATTCCGCAAACATGCTTGCGTTCACCGGCAAAAACCCTGCCGCTTTCCCCGACATTACGGAGCGTTGGAAGTCCTGGTGCGACAAGGATCCCGGGGCCCAGGCTTTTATCGTCAGCCGGTCGTACCATACCCATGCCCGGTATCCGAATCGGAAATACATGTTCTGCTATGCGGAGTTTGTGCTTAAAGATTACGCGATCCGCTATGGTGATCTGGTCGATGGCTGGTTGTTCGATGCCGGCCACCAATTCATCGGAAGAAACGGTGACAACCCGACAAGCGGTAAGGTAGAAGAGCAGAGGCTCTATCAAGCTTTCGCGGACGCGTGTCGTGCCGGAAATCCCAAGGCGGCAGTCTGTTTTAATAATGGCCCCGAGAGGGATACTGAAGAGCTGAATCCTTTCTCGGAAGCGGTGCGTGCTGAAGACTATACATTCGGCCATCCCTACGCTCCCAGGCAGAGTCTCGGAGATCACGCGAGTCGGACCTATGAACGAAATTACGCGCACATCCAGAAAATCACAGAGACTCATGGAAATGTCCATGCGGGCGGAGCCTGGCAGTGGGATGACGAGATCGTTGGTCATTTCGATCCGCCGATGAGTAGCACTCGATGGAATACTGGGACGACACCTGGTTTGACGGATGAGGAATTCCTGCTCTGGAATTTGGAATCGGCTAGGGGCGGTGGTGCCATCTCCTGGGGGGCGCCTTTATTGAGGCCCGAGGGCGCGGGAGACGAATTGCTTATCATGGATTGGGGCATGGCTCAGTTGAGCTTGATGGATGCGCATTTGAGTGTCCATCAAGATCCAGGTGCACCGAATTGGGCGCGAGCAGAAACACCCTTGCCGGATGCCTCGTCGGGACAAGCGTATTCCCGTGTTCTGGTTGAAGGTGTCGATTTCTGGGATCCCGAAGGGGATGCGGTGGTCCTGAGCCTAAAAGACGCGCCAGCGTGGTTGAGCCTCCAACAAGACTCACTGCAGCCAGGACGTTGGTTATTGCAAGGGACCCCCATGGATTCATCAGCGATGACATACCAATTTAAATTGCGTGCCCAGGACGCTTCCGGTGCGACTGAACGTTCGGTT